A genomic region of Cotesia glomerata isolate CgM1 linkage group LG9, MPM_Cglom_v2.3, whole genome shotgun sequence contains the following coding sequences:
- the LOC123271189 gene encoding histone-lysine N-methyltransferase, H3 lysine-79 specific-like, with translation MERLNCFLCHRLVSGELSGLKNHFVNVHGLTVSQGVGDRGFKCDQGGCCRRFLNFSSLRRHIKKIHLHNQLNHNDDSEMNVDNNNDNENDNRNDNNIDDNDHFHPNNDGENNNNNNNNRVFDMSYHIVRMIGRFQCKPSMTTSTLTDIVDECEELLVNTCDFLRNKVNNFFIEQDLIGNDEAKDILKAFDLSNVFDGLRRFDGQITALEQSCQYIKPVEIPLGRRMDNKLNRITGTYQPTSVMDTFQYVPIIETLKLDIYNPNVLEAILHEQKSPEGILSSFLDEQHAETHEFLQQHPHALRLQLYYDELEIVNPLGSKTGIHKLGAFYYSIQNIPPQITSDLNSIHVLALCADVDVKKYGFKAILQPFLNDLEELESDAGILVNTENGPFIL, from the coding sequence ATGGAACGGTTGAATTGTTTTCTCTGTCATCGATTAGTAAGTGGAGAATTGAGcggattaaaaaatcattttgtaaACGTTCATGGGCTTACTGTAAGCCAGGGGGTCGGCGATCGGGGATTCAAATGTGATCAAGGTGGGTGTTGTCGAAgatttttgaacttttcatCTTTGAGACgccatattaaaaaaattcatttgcaTAATCAACTAAATCATAACGACGATAGCGAAATGAATGTAGATAATAACAACGACAATGAAAATGACAAcagaaatgataataatattgatgataaTGATCATTTTCATCCTAATAATGAtggtgaaaataataataataataataataatcgggTGTTTGACATGAGTTATCACATTGTTCGAATGATTGGTCGATTCCAGTGTAAGCCGTCTATGACAACTTCAACATTGACAGATATCGTAGATGAATGTGAGGAATTGTTAGTCAACACGTGTGATTTTCTTAGAAATaaagtcaataatttttttattgaacaaGATTTAATTGGTAATGATGAAGCTAAGGACATTTTAAAAGCATTTGACTTATCTAATGTTTTCGATGGTCTCAGAAGATTTGACGGCCAAATTACAGCTTTAGAACAGTCTTGTCAATATATTAAGCCCGTTGAAATTCCACTTGGACGGCGAATGGATAATAAACTAAATAGAATTACTGGTACGTATCAGCCTACATCGGTGATGGATACTTTTCAGTATGTACCGATCATAGAGACTCTTaaattagatatttataaTCCAAATGTCCTAGAAGCCATTCTGCATGAACAAAAATCACCAGAAGGTATACTAAGTTCTTTTCTCGATGAACAGCATGCAGAAACTCACGAATTCCTGCAACAACATCCGCATGCCCTCCGATTACAACTTTATTACGATGAGTTAGAAATAGTGAATCCTCTAGGATCCAAAACTGGAATTCATAAATTAGGAGCTTTTTATTACAGTATTCAAAATATACCACCACAAATAACTTCTGATTTGAATTCTATTCATGTGCTTGCTTTATGTGCAGACGTTGATGTGAAAAAGTACGGATTCAAAGCAATTCTGCAACCTTTCTTGAATGATCTGGAGGAGTTGGAAAGTGATGCAGGAATACTAGTGAATACAGAAAATGGTCCTTTTATTTTATGA